A DNA window from Geovibrio ferrireducens contains the following coding sequences:
- a CDS encoding glycosyltransferase family 9 protein, producing the protein MKFLLIQLYQTGDVVLTTHIQREIKNAYPDAEIDFLTFTANKPVLENSPYLRNILTTDRKSGLKGLIKIIIQIRKNKYDAVLDFMNNPRTALISLFSGAKNTVGYATSRRRRFYNTLASRLEGSPGETKLSLIAPFISDFRPETHNTRPELFTSEAADEKAAEVLSSFGIKDSDFIVTMSPTHKRDTRRWKLKHFMNIASFVTEKYDAKVILTYGPGEKGYITDNVPVMPENVYLMPQLSLGEFTALIKRAKLHIGNDSAPHHIATAFKIPTFIIIGSSHTSWVFSSPEHTCITKGMDCQPCGKSVCAISGEIPCMENLTADDVKPALERFIKNVFRL; encoded by the coding sequence ATGAAATTCCTTCTCATACAGCTATACCAGACAGGAGACGTAGTTCTTACCACGCACATCCAAAGAGAAATAAAAAACGCGTACCCTGATGCGGAAATAGATTTCCTCACATTTACAGCCAACAAACCTGTTCTGGAAAACAGCCCCTATCTCAGAAATATCTTAACTACTGACAGAAAAAGCGGACTGAAAGGCCTTATTAAAATCATCATACAGATACGGAAAAATAAATATGATGCAGTGCTGGACTTCATGAACAATCCACGCACAGCTTTGATAAGCCTTTTCAGCGGGGCAAAAAACACAGTGGGCTACGCCACAAGCAGAAGAAGGCGGTTCTACAACACTCTGGCCTCCAGACTGGAAGGCAGCCCCGGAGAGACCAAGCTTTCGCTCATAGCTCCGTTTATCAGTGATTTCAGACCCGAAACCCATAACACACGCCCTGAACTTTTCACATCAGAAGCAGCAGATGAAAAAGCCGCAGAGGTTCTCAGCAGCTTCGGAATCAAAGACAGCGACTTCATAGTAACCATGTCCCCCACCCATAAACGTGATACCAGAAGGTGGAAACTTAAGCATTTCATGAACATTGCCTCTTTTGTCACCGAAAAATATGATGCAAAGGTGATTCTTACCTATGGTCCGGGCGAAAAAGGGTATATAACTGACAATGTACCGGTGATGCCTGAAAATGTTTATCTTATGCCGCAGCTTTCACTCGGTGAGTTTACAGCACTTATAAAAAGAGCAAAGCTCCATATAGGCAATGATTCTGCACCGCACCACATAGCAACGGCGTTCAAGATACCAACATTCATCATTATCGGTTCCTCCCATACAAGCTGGGTGTTCAGCTCTCCAGAGCACACCTGTATCACCAAAGGGATGGACTGCCAGCCCTGCGGCAAATCAGTATGTGCAATCAGCGGGGAGATACCCTGCATGGAGAATCTGACCGCGGACGATGTTAAGCCCGCGCTGGAGAGGTTTATAAAGAATGTTTTCCGCCTTTAA
- a CDS encoding polysaccharide deacetylase family protein, whose amino-acid sequence MRVLARGGYTPVSAVRLHEFMLGDGDLPRRPVVITFDGCLFDNWVNAMPVLDEFGFKAVFFCITGFLHDTPRRPQHENQTLPDRDQAFEQALCNKDFSGFMSRQEVYETVHGLGHEVYSGSVTHPMIFSSASQNGIFPDKQHWCFHSICGKLHKGDKVYDIGSALAYNGYVIKDGSPVLRGMDERAKLCRFELEESKKELEYLLARPCGFFSWPCGQYDKLSLSILEETGYKGAFTFDRGSNARNTDVRYIKRIKVKGRRPLIWLRKKLGIYSNSITASLFGRKFKLKI is encoded by the coding sequence ATGAGGGTTCTGGCGCGCGGCGGGTACACCCCTGTTTCCGCAGTCAGGCTCCATGAGTTTATGCTCGGTGACGGGGATTTGCCCCGCAGACCTGTTGTAATCACCTTTGACGGCTGCCTTTTTGACAACTGGGTAAACGCCATGCCCGTTCTGGATGAATTCGGCTTTAAGGCGGTTTTTTTCTGCATAACTGGCTTTCTTCATGACACGCCCAGAAGACCGCAGCACGAAAACCAAACACTGCCGGACAGAGATCAGGCTTTTGAACAGGCGCTCTGCAACAAAGACTTTTCCGGCTTCATGAGCAGGCAGGAGGTTTATGAAACAGTCCACGGACTGGGGCATGAGGTTTACAGCGGCTCTGTCACACACCCTATGATTTTCAGTTCAGCCAGCCAGAACGGCATCTTCCCTGACAAGCAGCATTGGTGCTTTCACAGCATATGCGGCAAATTGCATAAAGGTGATAAGGTATATGACATAGGCTCCGCCCTTGCTTACAACGGCTACGTAATCAAAGACGGCTCACCCGTTCTGAGGGGCATGGACGAGAGGGCAAAGCTGTGCCGATTCGAGCTTGAGGAGAGCAAAAAGGAGCTTGAATACCTTCTCGCACGTCCCTGCGGATTTTTCAGCTGGCCCTGCGGTCAGTATGATAAGCTTTCGCTGAGCATTCTTGAGGAAACAGGGTATAAAGGAGCATTCACCTTTGACAGAGGCTCAAACGCCCGTAATACGGATGTACGGTATATAAAAAGAATAAAAGTCAAAGGAAGAAGACCGCTCATCTGGCTGCGCAAGAAACTCGGAATCTACTCCAACTCAATAACCGCCAGCCTTTTCGGCAGAAAATTCAAACTGAAAATCTAG
- a CDS encoding M23 family metallopeptidase → MMKKFVFSVLTAVLIFTAQVSHASPYIERTVKFGETLYSILGGIFDSAQVVEIVKEIKSQLPDFTLKAGATLLTDENSVLFKLSMDKELRVEKDGDGFRVEAVKYPVETVTAYVSGTIESSLYNAITSTGEDFSLAMKMAEIYEWEIDFFKDIRHGDSFTLLVDKRFIKGEFAGYGRVHAADFFNNGRHIRALYYENGKTRGYFTPEGNALKKGFLKAPLKFGRVSSTFSYNRLHPVLNKVRPHLGVDYAAPVGTPIYATADGYVSKRGYGKYNGNYIGLRHTNDYHTLFLHLSRFANGMNVGKYVRQGEVIGYVGSTGISTGPHVDYRLRKGNTYINPLTFKAPAPKLPKAEVAEFQDTTKYYASRLDEVLVKAAYASKTVPTM, encoded by the coding sequence ATGATGAAAAAATTTGTATTTTCCGTGCTTACCGCCGTGCTTATTTTTACGGCTCAGGTTTCCCATGCTTCCCCTTATATTGAAAGGACTGTGAAATTCGGCGAAACTCTGTACTCGATCCTTGGGGGGATTTTCGATTCTGCGCAGGTTGTGGAAATCGTAAAAGAAATTAAAAGCCAATTGCCCGATTTTACTCTGAAAGCGGGAGCCACTCTTCTTACCGATGAAAACTCGGTGCTTTTTAAACTCAGTATGGATAAAGAGCTTCGTGTAGAGAAAGACGGCGACGGTTTCAGGGTTGAAGCGGTAAAATATCCCGTGGAAACTGTAACAGCCTATGTTTCCGGCACTATTGAAAGCAGCCTCTACAACGCCATAACCTCAACCGGGGAGGACTTCTCTCTGGCTATGAAAATGGCAGAGATCTACGAATGGGAGATCGACTTCTTCAAAGACATACGCCACGGTGACAGCTTCACCCTCCTTGTGGACAAACGCTTCATCAAGGGTGAGTTCGCAGGCTACGGAAGAGTTCACGCGGCTGATTTCTTCAACAACGGCCGTCACATCCGCGCACTCTACTATGAAAACGGCAAGACAAGGGGCTACTTCACCCCCGAAGGCAACGCTCTTAAAAAAGGATTCCTCAAGGCTCCGCTTAAATTCGGCAGGGTTTCATCAACATTCAGCTACAACAGGCTCCACCCTGTGCTTAACAAAGTCAGACCCCACCTCGGAGTGGATTACGCCGCGCCCGTGGGCACACCCATATACGCCACTGCTGACGGTTACGTGAGCAAGAGAGGCTACGGAAAATATAACGGCAACTACATCGGTCTCCGTCACACTAACGACTACCACACTCTTTTCCTCCACCTTTCCAGATTCGCAAACGGCATGAATGTAGGCAAGTATGTCAGGCAGGGTGAGGTCATCGGCTATGTCGGCAGTACAGGCATATCCACCGGTCCCCATGTCGACTACCGTCTGAGAAAAGGGAACACGTACATAAACCCGCTGACGTTCAAGGCTCCAGCGCCGAAACTTCCGAAGGCAGAAGTCGCGGAGTTTCAGGACACAACAAAATACTACGCCTCCAGACTGGATGAGGTGCTTGTAAAAGCGGCTTACGCCTCCAAAACTGTTCCTACTATGTAA
- a CDS encoding DedA family protein yields the protein MLSAFVNFVLDAVHGMGYWGIVFLMALESSFVPFPSEVVVPPAGYLAAQGKMNIYFVVLSGVAGSVIGALVNYFIAVYMGRGLLKKYGRYLFLNEEKFAKVDGFFLKHGEVTTFTGRLIPVIRQYISFPAGLAGMNIPKFCFYTGLGAGIWVVVLAWVGFFIGNNPELMHSKLKTISILLLVFVAVIIVCYFYFQKKRKKAV from the coding sequence ATGCTTAGCGCGTTTGTTAATTTTGTTCTGGATGCCGTTCACGGCATGGGCTATTGGGGGATAGTTTTCCTCATGGCTCTTGAAAGCTCGTTTGTTCCTTTTCCCAGCGAGGTTGTGGTTCCCCCGGCGGGGTATCTGGCGGCGCAGGGGAAGATGAACATATATTTTGTTGTGCTCTCCGGCGTGGCGGGGAGCGTGATAGGGGCACTGGTAAATTACTTTATTGCCGTTTACATGGGCAGAGGGCTTCTTAAAAAGTACGGCAGGTATCTTTTTCTTAACGAGGAAAAGTTTGCTAAGGTTGATGGCTTTTTCCTGAAACACGGAGAGGTCACAACTTTTACCGGAAGGCTCATCCCTGTGATAAGACAGTACATTTCATTTCCGGCAGGACTCGCCGGGATGAATATCCCTAAGTTCTGTTTTTACACAGGTCTGGGCGCGGGAATCTGGGTTGTCGTGCTTGCGTGGGTGGGATTTTTCATCGGAAACAATCCTGAGCTAATGCACAGTAAATTAAAGACGATAAGTATTTTACTGCTTGTTTTTGTAGCCGTTATTATTGTGTGCTACTTTTATTTTCAAAAAAAGAGAAAGAAGGCTGTGTGA
- the recN gene encoding DNA repair protein RecN encodes MLNMLRVENLSVIESATVEFGEGLNIITGETGAGKSVFIGALKLLLGERFARTLLRDEEKKLVVEGLFSGDFSHLTGDTREQFEIEDEVIIRREIDSAGKNRVYLNGKLATVVQLKEVAEGFADIHGQHEHQRLLNPACHIEFLDAAVEQKPKDAYLAAYGKYLEKKKKFENIKSDIAKTLKEKDILEFQLNEIESMRIDPGTDEGLEEKIKMLSHMEKIREAAATSLNYLKDGEINASELIGNASSLMSSVADYGAELASAADSLADVGYKIADVTAFLEKMLDMQELDPEELNRLMDRKFRLANLMKKYGGTLDEVIRHGQVIKERLDNLFLDEDSMSRMEKEVTALHSEAQKKADELNSARKKAAEKLSAEIIKNLSELELKNSVFKLEFFPQDELDELGGVRTEFYISTNPGFPPAPLARVASGGEISRVMLSLKDVFAESDRVGTLVFDEIDTGISGKTAKQVAKKLGSIARGKQVIVITHLPVVAAEGNRHFHISKGTDGDKARTDVKALCDDEREEVLALMIAGEKTPSSLEQAKELLTGRGGNA; translated from the coding sequence ATGCTTAATATGCTTCGTGTTGAAAATCTTTCTGTTATTGAGTCCGCCACGGTTGAGTTCGGGGAAGGACTGAACATCATCACCGGGGAAACCGGAGCGGGCAAATCTGTGTTTATAGGTGCTTTAAAGCTTCTGCTGGGTGAACGCTTCGCCAGAACCCTTCTTCGTGATGAGGAGAAAAAGCTTGTGGTGGAAGGGCTTTTCAGCGGTGATTTCTCTCACCTTACAGGTGACACCAGAGAGCAGTTCGAAATTGAGGACGAAGTCATAATCCGCAGAGAGATAGACAGCGCAGGGAAAAACCGTGTTTATCTCAATGGAAAACTGGCAACGGTTGTTCAGCTTAAGGAAGTTGCGGAAGGGTTCGCCGATATACACGGGCAGCATGAGCACCAGAGGCTCCTTAACCCTGCCTGCCATATAGAGTTTCTGGATGCCGCTGTGGAGCAGAAGCCGAAAGACGCTTATCTTGCGGCATACGGTAAATATCTGGAAAAAAAGAAAAAGTTTGAAAATATCAAGTCTGACATAGCAAAAACACTGAAAGAAAAGGATATTCTGGAATTTCAGCTTAACGAGATAGAATCAATGCGTATCGACCCCGGTACGGATGAAGGGCTTGAGGAAAAGATAAAGATGCTCTCCCATATGGAGAAGATACGCGAAGCGGCGGCAACTTCCCTGAACTATCTGAAAGACGGCGAAATAAACGCCTCGGAGCTGATAGGAAACGCCTCCTCCCTTATGTCCTCTGTTGCGGATTACGGTGCGGAGCTGGCTTCCGCCGCGGACAGCCTTGCCGATGTGGGATATAAGATAGCGGATGTGACCGCATTTCTGGAAAAGATGCTGGATATGCAGGAGCTTGACCCCGAAGAGCTTAACAGGCTCATGGACAGGAAGTTCCGTTTAGCTAACCTGATGAAGAAATACGGCGGTACGCTGGATGAGGTAATACGCCACGGGCAGGTTATAAAAGAGCGGCTGGACAACCTTTTTCTGGACGAGGACTCAATGTCTAGAATGGAAAAGGAGGTCACCGCGCTTCACTCAGAGGCACAGAAAAAGGCGGATGAACTCAACTCTGCCAGAAAAAAGGCTGCCGAAAAACTTTCTGCTGAAATTATTAAAAATTTAAGTGAACTGGAACTCAAAAACTCGGTCTTTAAACTTGAGTTTTTTCCTCAGGACGAACTTGACGAACTGGGCGGTGTACGCACAGAGTTTTATATATCCACAAACCCCGGCTTTCCTCCGGCTCCTCTGGCAAGAGTGGCCTCAGGCGGGGAAATTTCAAGGGTTATGCTTTCGCTTAAGGATGTTTTTGCCGAGTCTGACCGTGTAGGCACATTGGTGTTTGACGAAATAGATACCGGCATAAGCGGAAAAACGGCGAAGCAGGTGGCAAAAAAACTGGGCAGCATAGCCCGCGGCAAGCAGGTTATAGTTATCACTCACCTTCCTGTTGTAGCGGCAGAGGGGAACAGACACTTCCACATTTCAAAAGGTACAGACGGCGACAAGGCCAGAACCGATGTGAAAGCGCTCTGTGATGATGAAAGGGAAGAGGTTCTCGCGCTGATGATAGCGGGAGAAAAAACCCCTTCCTCCCTTGAGCAGGCGAAAGAACTTCTGACAGGCAGGGGTGGCAATGCTTAG
- a CDS encoding NAD(+)/NADH kinase — translation MKTISIIAKPHGEKVRQTLEKVCAFLAEKGVCILFEEKAAAVMGAEPADHDEIREKSDLVVVLGGDGTLISAARLLGSKETPVLGVNLGRLGFLTETRVDEAVAALDDFLNDNYRLEKRMKLHCHIEEEGRKTLEIEVLNDVVLNKSDLARIIEMEVYINGDFVNRYRADGLIISTPTGSTAYNLAAGGPIVHPETETIIISPICPHALTNRPIVISDNSNITIKLRSRDENVSITYDGQVWRSIDPTMTISVKKAQSPTVLVVPKNKNYYSLLREKLGWGDS, via the coding sequence ATGAAAACTATATCTATTATAGCAAAGCCTCACGGGGAGAAAGTCAGACAGACTCTTGAAAAAGTATGCGCTTTCCTTGCCGAAAAAGGTGTCTGCATCCTCTTTGAGGAGAAAGCCGCCGCAGTAATGGGTGCTGAGCCCGCAGACCATGATGAAATCAGAGAAAAATCAGACCTTGTTGTAGTCCTCGGCGGGGACGGAACCCTTATATCCGCCGCACGCCTTCTGGGCAGCAAAGAAACGCCTGTGCTTGGGGTGAACCTCGGCAGACTAGGCTTTCTTACCGAAACAAGGGTGGACGAAGCTGTCGCGGCTCTTGATGATTTCCTGAACGATAATTACAGGCTGGAAAAGAGGATGAAGCTCCACTGCCACATCGAGGAGGAGGGGCGGAAGACTCTTGAGATAGAAGTTCTCAACGATGTGGTTCTCAATAAATCTGACCTTGCCCGAATAATAGAGATGGAAGTCTACATAAACGGAGATTTCGTGAACCGCTACAGGGCGGACGGGCTGATTATCTCCACCCCCACAGGCTCCACAGCGTATAATCTTGCAGCCGGAGGGCCCATTGTTCACCCTGAGACGGAGACAATAATCATATCCCCCATTTGCCCCCATGCACTCACCAACAGGCCGATAGTTATAAGCGACAACAGCAACATAACCATAAAACTCAGAAGCAGGGACGAAAATGTGTCCATCACCTATGACGGTCAGGTGTGGCGTTCCATAGACCCGACAATGACCATATCCGTAAAAAAAGCTCAATCTCCCACCGTTCTGGTGGTTCCGAAAAATAAAAACTACTACTCCCTTCTAAGGGAAAAACTCGGCTGGGGCGATTCCTGA
- a CDS encoding TlyA family RNA methyltransferase yields MKKERLDLLLVEYGLAESQEHAKRLIMAGLAVADDHRIDKPGQMISRDAVLRLKETLPYVSRGGLKLEKAVSAFGLDFKNKTVLDIGASTGGFTDLALQKGAKKVFAVDVGTNQLHEKLKKDSRVINLEQTNFRTIPFETIGEKADIIVSDVSFISLSMIIPSCVQFCREGTEAVLLIKPQFEAERGEIGRNGIVSDTSVHVRVIESVIRAAEESSLFFRGLVQSPIRGAKGNLEYPAYFVYNCPSDFVGLTEIIKRVADENYIYYSKASRGESQTDS; encoded by the coding sequence ATGAAAAAGGAACGCCTCGATCTGCTTTTGGTGGAGTACGGGCTGGCGGAATCGCAGGAGCATGCAAAACGCCTGATAATGGCGGGGCTCGCAGTCGCAGACGATCACAGGATCGATAAGCCCGGTCAGATGATAAGCCGCGATGCCGTGCTGAGGCTGAAGGAAACCCTGCCGTATGTCAGCCGGGGCGGTTTGAAGCTTGAGAAGGCGGTAAGCGCCTTCGGACTTGATTTTAAGAATAAAACAGTTCTGGATATAGGCGCCTCCACCGGCGGTTTCACGGATCTTGCTCTCCAGAAGGGGGCAAAGAAGGTGTTCGCTGTTGATGTGGGCACAAACCAGCTCCATGAAAAGCTTAAGAAAGACAGCCGTGTCATAAACCTTGAGCAGACCAACTTCCGCACAATTCCGTTTGAAACCATAGGCGAAAAGGCTGATATAATCGTTTCCGATGTATCATTTATCTCCCTTTCAATGATTATTCCCTCCTGCGTACAGTTCTGCCGCGAAGGCACTGAGGCTGTGCTCCTCATTAAGCCCCAGTTTGAGGCGGAAAGGGGTGAAATAGGCCGAAACGGAATAGTATCAGATACATCCGTGCATGTCCGTGTTATAGAATCCGTGATAAGGGCTGCGGAGGAATCATCATTATTCTTCCGCGGGCTTGTCCAGTCCCCGATACGCGGAGCAAAAGGAAATCTTGAATATCCTGCGTATTTTGTATACAATTGCCCGTCAGACTTCGTTGGACTTACGGAGATTATCAAACGGGTAGCGGATGAAAACTATATCTATTATAGCAAAGCCTCACGGGGAGAAAGTCAGACAGACTCTTGA